In Sesamum indicum cultivar Zhongzhi No. 13 linkage group LG8, S_indicum_v1.0, whole genome shotgun sequence, the sequence TATGAGCTTATATATCTTACAATATGTCTTTTGACCAAGATGTTaggttttattattaaaataaatacttgaagtgtttgaataaaataagattatggaacttataaaatgttagtaatgataattctataaataatatagacaAAATTGAATGAGCTATATCACTGTCTTCAACATAAGTTTGGGAAAGAAGCTTTTAAGCTCGtaacatcatatttttctaacttataagttctttttatgaaaaaataacgAATACCCTCTAAATATTCAATCATCTTATAAGACGTTTTAAACAGTTCAAAAATCACCCAAATTACAGCCGCTAAATCTATCTGTTTAATGTATTAGAGTCATGAAGGACGGATACTatgcaaatattattatcacaCTTAAAAGTAATGATATACACAATTAAttcacaataatattttaaagggCAACATTATGtcaatgtattaatttaccataaacAAAAGTGTAagcttttcaatttttatataaaatttacaatccAATCAAAATGATAGTTTCTGCATGTCATAccaaaatagatatatattcgTTAATACTTTCATTATTTTACGTGGATATTTTTTAGTCTATgcagtaaataattttactttgcattcaaatttatatactatCGATCTTATGcatcatttttcatattcCCATCAAGTGCACAAGAACAataccaaaatttataaaagaaattatcttataaattcgACGGgcttttataatataaaacaaaaaacgaaacactaaattgaatatatcaaagtccaaacttaaatatatttttgagaataacaattaattatatttatatgtgccCATATATAAGATATTCAACGTACACacatgaaaaataacaaaaaattcctatttttatttcaaaatttctttaaagaattaaattgtGAAGTGGTGCGTAAAAGTTGGTGATAGAGTGATGGAAAAGTGCCCTTTTTTTAGTACAtcgataataataaataaatcaacatattattaatacaatacattaatatttctaaagcaattgatatcaaaataaataaaaaataatatactactattgaaaataaattaactacaGATATTCATAAAACTCATGCTGACAAACTCTAGATcgaaaaatacatattaaaagGCACAAGAATGAAGTCAATAAGTGGAATTAGCACTAAATAAACTAAACCCAGAAAGGGTACATGATTGAATTTGAGGCACACAGGCAAGAGAATCAGTCCCCACATACTTCTTAATGATGTGGACAccatcatattattttattttcttctttttttcattttttaaaaaattattcttttcagaattattatataaaatatatgcataaatGGGACGGATGGAATCAATTTCTATACTTGTTTTGTGGGATCAAATCCAGCAGGATAACATATTAAAGTTGTGgaggataataatttttgggaaataaaataaataaaatgggaCGATAATTTGTGTTCAACCGAATTTTCCTCAAAATTTCAGACAACATTGGCAAAATGCAATGCACCTTATCTTACAACTGGTTGCAAGAAAGCATCACAAACAAGAATTCGTCACCCtcctcttttccttttcttccttCTGTGGTCACCTTAATTATACTTCACGttgtattcaatttttacagaaattttaattaagttcGATTAGATCTGATGTAATGGGTGTATGGTTAAAAAAGATTgaccaattatataataaatatatttatacttgttatatgattgattcaaCTCGATCAAACCTTATTTGGTTAAAAAGTTTTGTCATTATCTACTTATTTGGAGCTTACCACTCTGTTTGGCCTGTTGGATTTTAGCAAAGAAAAtgacactacaagaaatatcAAACTAATTCAAGAATGCTTCCTTTCTAGTAGTATACCATTTATTTGCAATACAAATAcatgatataataattattctaaaaaatttaaagtatgaaccaacttgaaaatatttaatttacttaatgtcaaatttttatatatatgttggcGAGTCATACAAATATTGGTATATATGACTATAAATAGAAACATATGATGTTCCCTACTCCCTAGATGTCTACGTTGCAATTTGACTATGGtgtatcaataaaataaaatatgtgtttgaatttcaaaaataaataaatcttaaaaaacaccttttttaataagtttattattatttcttaagttccctcattcttttttaaagaaagaatCCACTTTAAACGTATCGCATCTAtatattctttcattttccaatcatacttaattattactttcattatttttttttatgggggCTCGTCCGAAGAGAGTGTTccgaaaaaattacataaagattttacaacatatttttttagaattcaaaaatgaattgtattatacaatagttaagctcttagagctttaaataaaataatgttattgAATTATAAGATATTGTTAACGATAATTCTGTAATTAGTAAGAAAtggatttataaaaatttaaaagtaaatcaagaattctttatgttttttaaagaaacttataaattcttaatatcttaatactaaaataatttagtttttaaaaactaataacACTCTGTAATATTTCGTGAAAtgttttataagatgtttaatgaatttataagCTCACTCAAACATTGTCCCAATTATACCAtttcatacatattatatttatatatattaactatttatataatatataaatattatatataatgaaaatcGTTTTAAAGTCATATCTTACTctaagatattaaaaattattatacctCATGTCTATTTTCCATAATTATATCTACATTTATGTCCATATActgaattaaattagaaacaaatttgcaaaatatagaaatagagtcatatatctaatttttttttaaaaaataaataaatgataattatctATACATTCAGTGAATGCATAAAAATGCCTCGAacataatatgaatttaacTTAAAACGGTAAAAATAGACAATCTTATGGAACAAGCAAAGAGAGTAAAGGTAAAATGAAGACTTGTACAAGAAAAGGTGATAAATGATAATGATGGGAAAAAACCGTTTTTCCCATTCATCATCAGGACAGGAGCAAGCTTGATAAGAGTAATGGGAAGCAAACGGTTTGTATTATCTTGGCGGGTCCCGCATCCTAATAATGATGCAAGAAACATACTTAAcacaaacaaattcaaatatgtttttaaGTGTACTTTGTCCTCCACGCTGCACAAAATTCAACATCTCATCTCATCTCATTTCATGTCCCCATCACAAGATGATGAAcaaaatacttattaaatgctactcccatatatatatatatatatgtatataataatgagTGAAGCTATAGCCCATAAGTTTGTAGTTTATGAAAGCAATCAAGATTTTCTTCAAAGATTTTGGAGTTGCTAATCTCGTTTAGGAGTTTCGGACAAGAATTGTGAGAGGGCAgaggtttttatttatttatagtctGTCTGTTGAGAGCATATATAGTTGAAAAGCTGTGTCAGTGTGTACTCCTTGCTTTTTGCTCCGCCACCGCCAAATTGGCAAGCCTTTCGCCGCCTTCTACGACTTGTTTCCTATAATCTTGCTCTCTcctctcattctctctctctctacatctgtgtgtgtgtgtatatattggGTATTTTCAAGAAGCagagattttcttttcttggagcTGAAAACGAAGTGCCCGGCTGGAGAAAGACTGTAGCTTTTAACCAGGGGAACACGTGTGATGCATTTGGATTAGCAAAATCAGTTGGTGAGTTCAAGAAAACTATCATTGCTTACGGTGTAGAAGAGTAAAGGAAAGGGAAAATCATTGAAGATTGAGATTGGAGGGAACTTTCCCAAGAAAAGTTTGTATCTTTTGGGGGAGGTGTGGTTGTTGGTGGATGAGCTGATTTTGAGAGGTgggttttatgttttcttggaGTTTATTTAGTGTTAGTATTGAGATTATGTGAGAAAGATTTGTGGTTGttgaataatttaagaaatctCATGTGGGTTTCTTTTCTAATGATTGAATTTGgattaaaaagatttaatttttgacttAAACAAGCTCAATTTGCTGTTTCTTTTTAAAGTATTTCTGTTCttagtattaaataaatgggTTTTGACTGCaaatccaattatttttactcCTGTTATggagttttatattttcactgaTTAAGACATAACTAGGTGAAGCTATACATGCTTACACAAATAGAATATCTGCACTTATTGGTGTGCGTTTTTTACTTCTATTCTCCTTATTTGCTCATGTATCGTGAAACTTAGCAGGAAAAAGTCATGTGGTCTTGGATATGTGTCACCTATAATTGTCATCAATTTTGTAGGTTTTCATTTGGATGTATTCTTGTGCGTTGTTGATGTAATTCTGGTTCACACATTGAACAGATTTGTTGCAAAAGGTGGATCTTGAGAGCGTATAGTACCATGTGATAATACTCAGCTGCTCTTATTCAGCAATTTCTGTGTTCAAAAGTCTGTATATTTCCACCATGCCTCTTTCAGAGTTTTTGAGATTGGCTAGAGGAAAGCTTGAATCGGGCCGGCAGAAACCATGTCCATCTGATCCCTCTTCCCGGTAGGCCTATTTTCACTAAACCCCTCTGTTAATTGAAGTGATATTGATGGATTGCAATTGGTATTGTGAAAAGTTTTGCATGTTTGTTGTTCATAATGTTATAAGGTATTGGTGTATTCTCATGCAGGGCTGAGGGCGATGTGGTTGAGCTTGTATGGGAGAATGGCCAGATTATGATGCAAGGTCAGTCCAGTAGGGTTACTCAAAGCCCTGTTCGTAACAGTTTTTCTTCTAACACACATAGAGTTCGTGATGCCGGAGTAGTAAATTCCACCAGTGCAAGAATCGAAAAATTTGGTGGAGTTGAGTCTATCTTGGATGATATGTTGCCAGTAGTGCCCTCAGGGGACTTGGATTTGAGCCAAGATGATGAAATGGTTCCTTGGTTAAGTTATCCCATGGTTGATGCTCTGCCTCAAGATTACAGTTCTGATCTTTTACCGGGAATATCTGGTGTTACGACCAATGGATTGTCCACCCAAAATAGCTTTGTATCGGTGGAGAAGAGAAGTAGTTGTAATCAAACTGTTAGTAATTCGCATAATGGTGGGAATACTTTGAAGGCTTCTTCACCAAAAACTCGTCCTTTCTTTTCATGGCCGCCTCAGCCTTCCCAGACATCAGTTGCCCTAGGATCTGGAGTTTCTGACATTATTAGCAATAGTATGAGTAACCATCCGGATGATATATACAGGAACCCTGCTCAAGGTAGAGATGTAGTAAATAATTCAACAAGTATGAAGATGCAGAGGCAGAATATAGGACCAGCTactaataattcaaatttgctGAACTTCTCCAATTTTACAAGACCAGCAGGCCTTGTTAAAGCCAATCCCCCAAACTCCGGTGGAATTCCAGCTTCAGTTTCATCAGGGGTGGAAAGGATGGGAGTTAAGGAGAAAGGTTCAGCTATTGGCAGCAGTAATCCACTCAAATCCTCGTCTCTTGAGCGATTTAATAGTACACAAAAAGACATTGACTTCCATGGTTCATCTGCTATGCTTGCTATAGTCAATTCTAGAAAACCAGCAGTTAAGGCACCAAAGGAGTCGTATACCCCTGACAGAACTGAGAATTTATGCCGAGAAACTTCCATCAAGAATGATAAGCCCCAAATTGTAAGTGATTCTGCGAATTCAACAAAAGCAGTCCCAGATGGTGAGAGAACAGTTGAGCCTATGGTTGCGTCTTCTTCTGTAGGCTCTGGCTATAGTGCTGATAGAGTTTCTTGCGAAAAAGCACATAATTcgaagagaaaatttggtgatGTTGAGGAATCAGAATGCCGTAGTGATGTAAGTCATGTTTAAAGCTAGCATCATTTATcgttaaatttttgtttgttatcCATGTCTTAACTCTTTTATGGACAGGATATTGAAACAGAATCTGTTGGTGTCAAAAAATCAACTCCAGCTCGAGGTACTGGATCAAAGAGAAGCCGAGCAGCAGAAGTACATAATCTTTCCGAAAGGGTGAGCAAGAATGTTCCAAATGTTAATACAGTTGACTTGGtgtctctctctttctccctATGTTTACTTAAGTGATTCCCATTTGACGTGTAAACAGAGACGAAGGGATAGGATTAACGAGAAAATGCGTGCATTACAAGAACTTATACCCAATTGCAACAAGGTAATGCATTCTGAAATTCATGCCTGGTGATAAATCTATTGGAAAATCTTGATTGAGGAACTGAAACAGGATACATTTTGTCTTGTTAtcttaatgaattttgaactCCAGACCTATTAAAATGCTGTctcattttaacttttttccttggatgaaattttatggttttgaaatttcctttctgctttttttttcattactaTCAGGCGGATAAAGCTTCAATGCTTGATGAAGCCATTGAATATCTAAAGACCCTTCAACTTCAAGTACAGGTAAGCTGAAGCTTTTCAGGCACTCTCACTTATTTAATCTCTTTCCCCTACATTAGGATAGGTGTGCTAGCTTTGATTGAGGATTACACAAAGGAGATGCATTACCCTAACCTATCTGCTTTAAGggcattttctttatttgataAGCTTCCCAATCTGCTTAAACTCTAATGCCTTGCTCCTTGTGCAGATTATGTCCATGGGGGCTGGGTTATGTATGCCACCTATGATGTTTCCTACAGGAATGCAACACGTGCATCCTGCTCATGTTCCCCATTTTTCACCAATGGGTGTCGGAATAGGAATGGGTATGGGATTTGGGATGGGTATGCTAGACATGAATGGTGGATCTCCTGGATGCCCTGTTTTTCCGGTACCCCCCATGCAAGTACCACACTTCCCTTCTCCAATGTCAGGCCCTGGAAATTTCCAGAGAATTCCCGGTCCAAACCTTCCCATTTACGGGCAGCCCGGTCAAGGACTGGCCAATTCAGTACCAAGAGCACCTGTGGTTCCTTTAACTGGGAAGCCTCCTGGACCTTCAGCCACGGGTTCAGGTGCTTTCAGGAGTGGAAGTCACAATGAAGTGTCTAGTGCAGCTCCAACTTTGAATTCTGGGGACCCGGTGATAGACAAGAATGCACAGTTAATGTGCAATGCAGAAGCTAGCACTCCAGTCAACCACAAATCTAATCAGGTTTGTGTTCGTTCAGTCTTTTATACTTTCTGCCTGGAAGTTTAAGCTTCAGCCATATGTTCTAGTAAGAAATTACTGGAGAAACATCGCAGGAAAATGTCGTTTGTTTATGCACatttattacttaaaataGCACTGCCTGAAATTCCTTGGCTAAGGTTCTCTTGCCCACTTTTAGCATGCCAATTTTGGTTTGATCTTTTGTTGCCCTCTCTAGTCTTGAGTAATAAACTTGTGGAAAGACGAAATATGACTTGTATGTTGGTTTCCATGATTTTTGATCTTGGCCTCTACATTCAGCCTTTTTATGGTTGTTTGTTCTAGCTACGCTGTGACATACTCTTCATTCTTGAAATAGTCTTAAGTGAATCTTAATATCTACTATTCTTGAAACCTCTTGAGGTTTGTGTTAGCTCAACTCTTCTTGCCTATATTTgattcaaaatcaagaatggTCTAATATATGTCATATGCAATGAACAAACATTATAATCATATGCTATAGGACAGGGTGTAAGATTAATCAACGGATGAATCTCCAAATGACAAACCAAGAAAAGTTCAAAGTCATAAACAAATGTCTTCCTTGAGTTATTGTTTAAAAGTCCAAATGTGGAGATGTAATTCTTCTTCGTTTCATTCTCTTTATTGACCTTTCTACCCATCTTGACTTCTAGTTGTCTGATAACAGCTGTTCGAAACATAAATAGCATAGAATCTATTTTCTCCTTGGTCTGATGGAATGAGGTAAACCATGTATTCCTCATCCATTATTTACAAAGAGTGAGCgcacaatttttttactttcaatAAAACTGATTGCACTGTTAAGTCTTTAAGTGTTGTTTGAATGAGTAGGGACTTACAGTGAGACTCGTTGTTACGGATTCACCTTGTTCTTGCTCATTCGCATCCCTGTCCTGCTTCTTACCAGTGATTGTTTAAACCTTACATCTTAAAGTTATAAACATCTGGACTTGGGTATGGTCGATACACCTCCAAGGGGGTCGGTAGAacgtaaaagaaaaaggctcAAGCACAAAAGACTTCTTATTTGTTCCTCATGTGTTTACTGTCAAATGCTTAACTTGATTCCCATAAGGAAATTGGATTCGGATAAATTCTtcttaaacttattttattttcttttaaatcaTTATGTTTCTGTGAGGTAGATTTTGAGAAGAGGGTCTAGTTTTATTTCTGTAATTGAACTGAAAATcacaaaatgaatattttcaacctgtaaaatattttacttatattcCTCTAATTATAAAGAAGTCCCTCCACCAAGAAACTGACAAAATATTGACCTGCACGGAATTCGTCTAATTTTGCCTTGCAAAAAAATATCTGAATTCTGTCATTCTGATATTCTCTGTTATGCAGCTGCAAGCTACAAACGAAGTTGTAGATCAGTCTGCTGCCGTGCAAGAGAATAAACAGGCTACAGATGCTACGTGTCCTGCGGCTCTGACCTCCACAACAGCAACTGACACTAGCAAAGAACCAGGTGAGCTCAGTACATTCTACATTAGCAACCATCTATATTGCTGTAACTAAAAGGTTCGTTATTGATTCAGGTTGTGATTAACAGGAAGTTCCACTATTCTCGATCACGTGGAAGAGATAATACCCAATTCACAAAACGGCTTATCTGCATACGAGGTAGAACATTGCCTTAGTTATGAGACTCCAGTTTTGTAGTGTTTTGCAAACGAGGTGAAAGTCCAACTCAGAATCTACTACTAAGGactacaaaatacaaattgcACAGGTTTTGCTACTTTGAGGAGAATCACAGTCGAGCCTTTTACGGTGTTGTATATTATCAGCATGACTCATGGATTGAGCAGTGTTAGAGTAGGTCTCGGCAAATCtgtaatttacatattttcagTAAAAGATCTTTTTCACTTTCAGATTTACCATCAAATAATGTCTATATGatgatttatttcattaaactACTTTTATAACCATGAGTAGACTCATTTATGCCATTCATTCATGTCTGACTTATTTCATTGTCCTTCCAATCAATTTAGCTTTGtggaaaacaaacaaacaatgCACCTTGAAACATATGTTAACTGAACAACAGGAATTCTCTTGTACTTGGAAGATTCGATCGAAACAGACACACATCCTACTGTTGTTTTCGTAGTGTCGGAACTCTAAAGCTGCTCATTCTTTGCCAATAAAAGTTTGATGCAGTTCATTTTGCTCCTGTTTTGACGTTGAATGATCCTTTGTTGCAAAAGATCCTTTATTTTCGTTCTGGAACTTGATTGGCTATGAACATGGTCTGGTGTTGCAAAACAGGGTTTAGTTTGGTTTTGTAGATTTTCATGATGGCAAAAGTTGGTGAATTTATTGCGTATGTTCATCCGCTGCTCAATTATTGTCCATCTGTTGATCTGCATAAATGCAGAAAGAATTGGTTTATAACCAGAAACTTATGTGTGACTGAGAATGTGCTGCAAGTCCTTATTGGGACATGGTGGCATGTCTTGTTCTCAGTCacattctttctcctttcttcAATCATTTTCGTCGTTTCCAAGTTGTCTTCCCTTAATAGGGTATCTTTTGGACATCTGGTTCTAGTTATTTGATCACTGATAGTAGAGCCAACAAACAATTGGATCCGCGAGTGTAATGTTGGATTAGACTACATGTTCAACAAACAAATACAGTTATTTACATATGCAATGGAAATGTATATACACCCATCAACCAATAAATTGAATATCTTCTTGCACAAATACACAAACCACCGGATGAATAACACATTTAAAGAACAAAAGCCAGAAAACGAAACCTTCCTTGTATGCAGGATAAGCAAAACACTAGTATACCTAAGACTGAGACGACGCATGCAGGAAACCCAATGGCAAACACAAAGACAACTTCGAAAAAAACCAATGTGTCacacaaagaaaacaaatcatATCACCAAGTTCTTGTGATTCTTGAATGCTCCTTCCATTTCTCCTCTATAGCTTTGAGGTTGCTATTTGTTACTGTCATCCTTTGGTTCAGCGGCTGGTGTTTTTGAGGTTTGAGATTTTCCGATGATTGCTTTCTTTGCCTTCACTAGCGATTGCTTCACCATCTTAACTATCGATTGCTTCTGAGTCTTCACCGGTACTTCTTCCTTTGGAGCATCTTGAGATGGTTTTGTGTCCTCATTTTCCTTGGTGCATTCTGAATTTTGGACGTCGGTTTTGGCAGGCTCGTCGACCTGTTTCTCTTCATCTGATTTGGCTTCAGTAGCTCTTTCAGTTTCCTCTATTTTCTCATTGACTTGCTTCTCTTCCTCCAGTTTAGCTTCAGCAGTTTCCTCCTGTTCTTTAGCTGCTTCTGTATCTGCCTTTCCCTTCACTTCTGCTTCCTTGGTGGTATCAGCAGAAACCACAGAAACCTTCTCTTCTGCTGCTTTTTCTGCAGCTTCAGGTGGAGGAACAGAACGGGCTGTATCCTCAGTTGGCTTTTCTTCACACTGAACCAATTCTTCAGCTACTACACTTTTTTCTTCAGTGTTTGCTTCTGGGGCCTCAGTTTCTGCTTCAATCTTCCTTGGCTCGATGACTTTCTCTTCAAAGGATCCCTTCACCTCAATTGTTTCCTTGGCAGGGTCCTTTAGTTCATTGTCTTCACCCATTTTTTCCGGAACTTCATCAGTCGGATTGCATCCCAGATCTTTCTCTTCAACTTGGATTACAGGAGTTTCCGGTTTGACTTCTTCCGAACTTTCAGTTGCACTGGTTTTCTCTTCATTTGCCAACTTGGTCTGCTCGACTTCGCCTGTTGGACTTTTAACTTCAATCTTTTCTACTGGTTCAGCTTCTGGAGGTACTTTCTCAACTTGTTCGGTAACTTCCGATTGCTCGGATGGTTTCTCCTCCGCAGCAGGAGCATGTTCCTCTGGTTTACAGTCAGCCTCTGGAACAGACACATCTCTGGCCTCAATTGCTTCCACACCTTTCGCAGGTAAATCTTCGCGTTTTTCCACTTCCTCCTCAACAACCGTAGCTGGTGCTGATTCAGGCACATCAACTACTTTTGCTGGTTCCTCTGGCTTTTCTTCAATCACATCAACTTTCGTCTCCTGTGCGGGCTCAATTTCTGACTCATCCTCTATTTTACACTCAGCTTTCTCAACATTTGGTTCCGAAACGGCTGCTGTATCCGGCTCAGGAACACTTTCCTTTTCGACTTCTTTAACGTCCTTATCAGAAGCCTCCACAATTGGAGCATCCTCAGCTTTCTTCACCTCTTCGGCTGGAAAAGGCTCAACTGGCTTCTCTTCAATCTTTTCTTCTATTGATTCAGCCAATGGAGCAGCCACTTCTATTGTCTTTGGCTCTTCCACTGGAGCAGGTTCAATTGGCTTATCTTCAATCTCATGCTCTGTTGGTTCAGCCAATGGAGCTACCACTTCAGCTGAGTCCTCAGCTTTCAGCGTTTCATCGCCATCAACATCCTTCACATGTTCGACTACGGAAGGCTCGATTTGCTTTTCCTCAATCTTTGCTTCTGATTCAGCCAATGGGGATGCTGAACATGTTGATTCCTGAGGTGGAGAAACATTTTCAGCTTCTGTTTTCTTAACCACCTCTGATTGCACTTCTTTCTCAACTTCCTGCAGTAAATGAAGTTGCATTAAAAATCATCTGTTTTGTGGAACAAAGTTTTTCATGACATCCAAGTTAATGCAAGATTGTAACTGTATTTACGGCACTGAACATCTCAGAATTCCAATTGATGGTAGCAACAGGAAAGCCATAAACAGCACGGGGATGTTTGCAATAGCTTCTGCTTTTGCGCggaaataaattacacatgtaAGTTTAGTCGTACCGAGAGTTGATAGctgtaaaaaacaaaagtcCGACAATTTTACCAGTAGTAAATTGCAGCAGTTGGTAACAACGGTTTACAACTTTTGATTTAGATCaactcaatttaattatttcaatagaTCAGAAACACTCTTTACAGGtaattttcaacaaaagcTTGATAAACACTTACTTTTAGAGGTTGGAAACACCCCCCATGTCTATCTGTTTCCGAGGATTGACAGGTTTGATCTTACATCTCAGCAAACTAATAGGAAACGTTGTCTGTCATGATGACTACTATATTTTAATGCTTGCAGAGTGTGTGCTCTCATCCCTTGTGGGATTCCTCAATTTCTAGGTACGttatataaagtaaatatatgaCCCACCAAGTCCGAATTAAAACATTCGTAACATCAAAAAGACCTTAATCTCCCAGAAACTTCTACTTGTAGTATTCATACATGTGAATTCAGGCCTTTAACAAAAACCTTTGttattacacaaacaaaaacacGAAAAACCAACTATTCCAACAAACAATTATTCACCCATGAGCACGCACGTTGCACAAGAAATTCATCAAACAGGGCCTCAAACTCAAAGCCGAAACACCCAGCACTCAACTTAGAGACGGACAAGAATCAAGGATCAAAATAACACAAGAAGCAGCATGAGTTCAAACACATGAATTCAGAGAAAACATACCTCAGAGGACGCAGATGGAACAGTCTGAGTAGCCATGAATGGTtgcagaaatgaaaagaaaagaagctgTCGCGACTAAAGATATGCAGAGAAAAGAGGAAAGTAGAAGAGTTTAGAAAAGAAAGGGAATGATATGGTTGGCAACAACCAGAAAAGCAAAGCAGCTGCTGCAAAGGCCTACACACAGTGATCAGCAAAGTAAGAACTACACCACTGATATTATACTTCACATGATTGATGATCTGTCAGCAGTGAGTGAGTGGAAATCCTTCAGCTAATCATCccaccaaataataat encodes:
- the LOC105169008 gene encoding transcription factor PIF3 isoform X2, whose product is MPLSEFLRLARGKLESGRQKPCPSDPSSRAEGDVVELVWENGQIMMQGQSSRVTQSPVRNSFSSNTHRVRDAGVVNSTSARIEKFGGVESILDDMLPVVPSGDLDLSQDDEMVPWLSYPMVDALPQDYSSDLLPGISGVTTNGLSTQNSFVSVEKRSSCNQTVSNSHNGGNTLKASSPKTRPFFSWPPQPSQTSVALGSGVSDIISNSMSNHPDDIYRNPAQGRDVVNNSTSMKMQRQNIGPATNNSNLLNFSNFTRPAGLVKANPPNSGGIPASVSSGVERMGVKEKGSAIGSSNPLKSSSLERFNSTQKDIDFHGSSAMLAIVNSRKPAVKAPKESYTPDRTENLCRETSIKNDKPQIVSDSANSTKAVPDGERTVEPMVASSSVGSGYSADRVSCEKAHNSKRKFGDVEESECRSDDIETESVGVKKSTPARGTGSKRSRAAEVHNLSERRRRDRINEKMRALQELIPNCNKADKASMLDEAIEYLKTLQLQVQIMSMGAGLCMPPMMFPTGMQHVHPAHVPHFSPMGVGIGMGMGFGMGMLDMNGGSPGCPVFPVPPMQVPHFPSPMSGPGNFQRIPGPNLPIYGQPGQGLANSVPRAPVVPLTGKPPGPSATGSGAFRSGSHNEVSSAAPTLNSGDPVIDKNAQLMCNAEASTPVNHKSNQLQATNEVVDQSAAVQENKQATDATCPAALTSTTATDTSKEPGSSTILDHVEEIIPNSQNGLSAYEVLLL
- the LOC105169008 gene encoding transcription factor PIF3 isoform X1, which encodes MPLSEFLRLARGKLESGRQKPCPSDPSSRAEGDVVELVWENGQIMMQGQSSRVTQSPVRNSFSSNTHRVRDAGVVNSTSARIEKFGGVESILDDMLPVVPSGDLDLSQDDEMVPWLSYPMVDALPQDYSSDLLPGISGVTTNGLSTQNSFVSVEKRSSCNQTVSNSHNGGNTLKASSPKTRPFFSWPPQPSQTSVALGSGVSDIISNSMSNHPDDIYRNPAQGRDVVNNSTSMKMQRQNIGPATNNSNLLNFSNFTRPAGLVKANPPNSGGIPASVSSGVERMGVKEKGSAIGSSNPLKSSSLERFNSTQKDIDFHGSSAMLAIVNSRKPAVKAPKESYTPDRTENLCRETSIKNDKPQIVSDSANSTKAVPDGERTVEPMVASSSVGSGYSADRVSCEKAHNSKRKFGDVEESECRSDDIETESVGVKKSTPARGTGSKRSRAAEVHNLSERRRRDRINEKMRALQELIPNCNKADKASMLDEAIEYLKTLQLQVQIMSMGAGLCMPPMMFPTGMQHVHPAHVPHFSPMGVGIGMGMGFGMGMLDMNGGSPGCPVFPVPPMQVPHFPSPMSGPGNFQRIPGPNLPIYGQPGQGLANSVPRAPVVPLTGKPPGPSATGSGAFRSGSHNEVSSAAPTLNSGDPVIDKNAQLMCNAEASTPVNHKSNQLQATNEVVDQSAAVQENKQATDATCPAALTSTTATDTSKEPGSSTILDHVEEIIPNSQNGLSAYEVEHCLSYETPVL
- the LOC105169008 gene encoding transcription factor PIF3 isoform X3 yields the protein MPLSEFLRLARGKLESGRQKPCPSDPSSRAEGDVVELVWENGQIMMQGQSSRVTQSPVRNSFSSNTHRVRDAGVVNSTSARIEKFGGVESILDDMLPVVPSGDLDLSQDDEMVPWLSYPMVDALPQDYSSDLLPGISGVTTNGLSTQNSFVSVEKRSSCNQTVSNSHNGGNTLKASSPKTRPFFSWPPQPSQTSVALGSGVSDIISNSMSNHPDDIYRNPAQGRDVVNNSTSMKMQRQNIGPATNNSNLLNFSNFTRPAGLVKANPPNSGGIPASVSSGVERMGVKEKGSAIGSSNPLKSSSLERFNSTQKDIDFHGSSAMLAIVNSRKPAVKAPKESYTPDRTENLCRETSIKNDKPQIVSDSANSTKAVPDGERTVEPMVASSSVGSGYSADRVSCEKAHNSKRKFGDVEESECRSDDIETESVGVKKSTPARGTGSKRSRAAEVHNLSERRRRDRINEKMRALQELIPNCNKADKASMLDEAIEYLKTLQLQVQIMSMGAGLCMPPMMFPTGMQHVHPAHVPHFSPMGVGIGMGMGFGMGMLDMNGGSPGCPVFPVPPMQVPHFPSPMSGPGNFQRIPGPNLPIYGQPGQGLANSVPRAPVVPLTGKPPGPSATGSGAFRSGSHNEVSSAAPTLNSGDPVIDKNAQLMCNAEASTPVNHKSNQLQATNEVVDQSAAVQENKQATDATCPAALTSTTATDTSKEPGCD